The Pleurocapsa sp. PCC 7319 genomic interval TATCACCTAGAATGAAATAGCCCTGGTCAGGTACAATGCTAAATATTAAATAATCTCTAAAAACAAAAACCTCGATCAGTATGTTTTAGTAGTGTTACCTCAAATTTTCGATGTGATTCAATAAATTTGGAAAACTAATCAAAAATCTAAGGTTGTTGATTTTGAAAGTTTCAAACGTCGAGCAAAGGTAAAACCAGACGAAGTAGCTTAAAGATTATATAGAGTAATGCGATCACACCAATTAAAACTTCAAGAAATAGACAGCAATATTAAGGCTAAACCTTTTGTTAAATGGGTTGGAGGCAAAACCCAACTTTTACCAGAATTAACATCGCGAATTCCTTGCAATTTCTCTAAATATTTTGAACCATTTGCGGGCGGTGGAGCATTGTTTTTCCATATGCAACCAGAGCAATCTATTCTAATTGATATCAATGAAGAACTAACCAATACTTATAGAGTAATCAAGTATCAAACTGAAGAACTAATTGCCGATTTAAAACGACACATTTACGAAAAAGACTATTATTACCAAATCAGAAACGTTGATCGAACTGATGAATACAAATCATGGTCTGATGTTCAAAGAGCTAGCCGATTAATCTATCTAAATAAAAGCTGTTTTAATGGATTGTACCGCGTCAACTCAAAGGGTGAATTTAATACTCCTATGGGAAGGTATAAAAATCCTAAAATTGTTGATGAGATTAATTTAAGAGCCTGTAGTCAAGCACTTCAAAAAGCACAGATTATTAATGGCTCATTCCTTGAGGTCGAAGAACAAGTAAATCGTGACGATTTTGTCTATTTCGATCCTCCTTATGCACCGTTAAACGCTACGTCTAACTTTACAGGATACAGTCAGAATGGATTCGATCTTCAAATGCAGTCAAGTCTAAAAAATCTTTGCGATCGCCTTGATGCTAAGGGCGTTCGATTTATGGTTTCTAACTCCAATGCTCCACTGATTCTCGATCTCTACTCTAATTACAAAATTGAGTTTGTATATGCCAATCGTGCGATTAATTCTCAAGGTGACAAACGAGGTAAAATTCCTGAAGTGATAATTTCAAACTATTAAAGGGAACAGTAGGATAGTGCGATCGCGCTCAAATCGTTTTTTAACTGAACAGTTATGACCAAATCTTCAACGCAGGGAGACACAGCCAATCAACAGGGGAGCATTCTAGAAAAGACGATTATCCCTACGTTTAAAGCAAGAAGCTTTGAGATAGTTAAACATAGTGATTGGAAGAAAAAGCCAGACAAATATGGAACTGAACTTCTTTTAAAGCACGTTCCTTACACAACCATATATGGACATCGAGGATATACCGAGTTTTTAGCCAAGTCTAAACGCTACAGTCTTAACCATAGAATTGAATGTAAGTGGCAACAGTCAAGCGGGTCAGTTGACGAGAAGTTTCCCTATCTATATCTCAACTGCATTGAAGCAATGCCCGAAACTGACATTATTATTATTGCTGGCGGTGGAGGTATGAAAGAAGGTGCGATTCCTTGGTTAAAAGAAGTAGTATCAATGCGACGCTATTTGCCTAGTGGAGCAATACAAAAGAGTATTCAGGTTTTTTCTTTAGAAGAGTTTATTCGTTGGGCAAATCAAACTCTTAAGTAGCAATTGAATAGCGATCGCAGCTAATCTATCTAAAAAAGTGGACGAACCCCCTAAAGAAAACTAGCCGACAGGCAACTTGTCAGCCCCGCCACAACAGGAAACCTGGACAGCACAACCAAGAGAACCACGACCACCACGAGCAGCCCGAACCCGCAACTCAGCAGCCCCAGAAAGGACGCGCCCAGAAGCAGAAACAAACAACGGAGCAAAACCAGGAGGAGCAGGAACAGACAACGCCAGACGACCAGCCACAGAAGCAGGACAACGAAAACAAACCCAACAACAACCAGAACGCAAACCACAGCCAGCAGAGACAAAGGAACAACCAAGGACAAACAACCGAGCCAGAACACGGTCAAACGCCACAGCAGGAACACCCGACAAAACGAAAGCACCACCAACGGACACCGCACGACGAAAACGAAGACCAAACCAACGAGAAAGCACGACAAAAAGCCCCCAAAAGGAGAAACAACGGCATCTCAAAAGCGGGGGCTACCGCGAAGGCATAGGGCAAGTGGGGCAGATATTAAAACCGCGTAGCGACGTTAGAAATTAGCCCCAACGCAGCTTGTGAAACCCTTGCCGAGCGTTCGGGGTCTGGGGTGTCCCCAGATAACAAACCGCGTAAGCGACTGCCCTTGCCCCCGCTATACTTAGATTGCTGTGTGATATTCAACGAAGTCGAAAGTGGGGAAAGCACAGCGACCGAACCCCAGAGGGGACGAAAGGGGGAAAGCAATAAAACCGCGTAGCGACAATTGAAGAGAGTTTGTTCTGTCTCTGGTGCGGTGTGGCTCGTCTCTGTGCCTGTTGTGCTTTGAGTTGTTTTTGTGGGGGGTTCGTCCCCCTTTTTTTATTTAAAATTGGCGAACGAGTATAACTCAATTAAATATCAAAATAGGTTTCTATGGGAAATAGACAAAGTGTTTTAATTATCTTTACTTAATTATTTTCAGACTTTTAATTTTGGATTTTAATCGATCAATATCTAGTGAATCAATATCTTTTAAGTGTTTCTGAAGTTCACTTCGGTACTCATCAGATATGTTTGGATCGTTAACGAAGTGTCGTGCAGAATTCCCCATCNNNNNNNNNNNNNNNNNNNNNNNNNNNNNNNNNNNNNNNNNNNNNNNNNNNNNNNNNNNNNNNNNNNNNNNNNNNNNNNNNNNNNNNNNNNNNNNNNNNNCTAGTTTTCGGATTGGCAAAGAATTCATAAGCTCTTTTCAGGTCACTTGCTCTCTCAAAAATCTCTGAGAGTGGTTTGCCATATTTTAACGATAATCTTGATTCGATGAACATCGCCCTTTTGGTTAAACGTTGATCTCCAAAGTCGCATTTTTCCGTTATTGAATTTTTGGTCTGATTCATTCATAACTTACAATCGGCTCAATTATTTTGCTCTATCGAGAGCGCAGATTTCTCTAAATGAGTAATTGTTAGCGAATATTGTTA includes:
- a CDS encoding DNA adenine methylase; translated protein: MRSHQLKLQEIDSNIKAKPFVKWVGGKTQLLPELTSRIPCNFSKYFEPFAGGGALFFHMQPEQSILIDINEELTNTYRVIKYQTEELIADLKRHIYEKDYYYQIRNVDRTDEYKSWSDVQRASRLIYLNKSCFNGLYRVNSKGEFNTPMGRYKNPKIVDEINLRACSQALQKAQIINGSFLEVEEQVNRDDFVYFDPPYAPLNATSNFTGYSQNGFDLQMQSSLKNLCDRLDAKGVRFMVSNSNAPLILDLYSNYKIEFVYANRAINSQGDKRGKIPEVIISNY
- a CDS encoding PD-(D/E)XK nuclease superfamily protein, which translates into the protein MTKSSTQGDTANQQGSILEKTIIPTFKARSFEIVKHSDWKKKPDKYGTELLLKHVPYTTIYGHRGYTEFLAKSKRYSLNHRIECKWQQSSGSVDEKFPYLYLNCIEAMPETDIIIIAGGGGMKEGAIPWLKEVVSMRRYLPSGAIQKSIQVFSLEEFIRWANQTLK
- a CDS encoding transposase DNA-binding-containing protein yields the protein MNQTKNSITEKCDFGDQRLTKRAMFIESRLSLKYGKPLSEIFERASDLKRAYEFFANPKT